TGACCTTGCACTGTTTACAAATTAGCCataattaatatactgtataactgaATATGTAAACCCACATCAGGTTCAGCATTGTAATCATTATGTGAAGTACTGTTGATGGCATTGCTACTCTTTATTATGTCTACATGTGCAGGAGACACTAGAGGCTGAGCAGTCCAGCATGTACCGCTCACTGGTCGTGAACACGTCAAAAGAAATGATGTGCTACAGTGACTTTCCCATGCCAGAACACTACCCAAACTACATGCACCACTCCAAGTTGCTGCAGTATTTAAGACTATATGCTGAACACTTTGATCTACTCAAGTATATTCGCTTTCAGGTTATTATGAATCAACaagtttttgttgttattgttttttatctACATTTAGATTCTAGCTTGTAAAATGATGCTGTTAAAATGTgtacaaacattttaaagaaacaTGTCAGTAATTCTGGCCATTTAATGATTTCTCACTGAATATGTTGAATagatacactgactaggcataacattatgaccactgacaggtgaagtgaattacactgattatctcttcatcatggcacgtgttagtgggtgggatatattaggcagcaagtgaacatttcatcctcaaggttgatgtgttagaagcaggaaaaatgcaggtgggcaagcgtaaggctttgagcgagtttgacaagggccaaattgtgatggctagacgactgggtcagagcatctccaaaactgcagctattgtggggtgttcccggtctgcagtggtcagtatctatcaaaagtgatccaaggaaggaacagtggtaaaccggcgacagggtcatgggcgtctaaggctcattgatgcacatgggaagcgaaggctgacccttgtggttcgatccaacagacgatctACTGTAGCTCACTAGGCATAGGCATTTAGCCTTCCTATGAGCTTAGAGCTCTCACTGAGAATCTTGAAAAACTGACAAATGTAACCAGTTAAATCAGGCCTAATAAATACAGTCATGCTGGTAGTACAAGGGCAGTATACATTCATCTCAGTATTAGTGTAAGGGTTAAGAATGTTAAGCTGTTGTATGTCCGTTAGTCTTAAATGAAGTCTGTTTTTTGCAGTTAACAGCTTTCAGTGATGCCACCCTAGGCtcatttaaatgtacatttcttaaaaaataaacttaagTACATACAAACAATTGTTAATTGAAAATTAAATTAGTAAAACCTTTTTTATTAGTGTAAAACCATGGCATACAGTAtagacacgtgtgtgtgtgtgtgtgtgtttgtgtgtgtgtgtgtgtgtgtgtctgtgtgttttagacCAAAGTGCTCAGTGTGACACAAAGGCATGACTTCTCTTGCTCGGGTCAGTGGGACGTTGTAACTAAAAACAGAGATGGACATGAAGAAACTCTGGTGTTTGATGCTGTTCTAGTGTGTTCGGGCCACTTCACACACCCTTTTACACCACTCTCAGCATTTCCTGGTATGAGCATGCTACTTTTCTATATACACAGGGATGGGGTGTATACTCTTCATTTACAAATCATATAGCCAgcataatgataaaataaaaaaggtacATGAATTTTACAATTACTTGGTATTTGGTATGTCCCTTTTTTGCTGTAATGACAGCATTGCTCAAGCTGGCATGGACTCCAAGAGATCTGATGAAAAGTCCATGACAGTCAGCATTCCTTGGTCTACtttggtctttgtttttgtttttttatattttgtttatgcattttctcccctttttctcccaacctTTAAGCgtgtccaactgcccgattgcatcatgctttctctccacagTGTGTAGAGTAATACCAaccccccgctctgatttgagaaaGTTAACCCATGCCCCCACATTTGGGCAGCAgttgtatgcattttgtcacccacatttacaagtgcatatatgcgaatcagagacacaccctgaacaacgcactctttccccgcctctgtgcaggcgccatcaatcagccagcagtggtcgcagttacgaggagtccctatccggcttaataccccacccctatatgaacaacagatgtgtttttaccgctgtgccacctgagcggcacaccatttaatttttttatcttgGTGTTTAATCTAAAATattttagccgctcaggtggcgcagtggtaaaaacacacactggaaccagagctaggatctcgaatacatcgtatcgaatctctgctctacctgccggctgggctgagcagccacatgaacaacgattggcctgtttttcagaaatgggtgggactaagccggatggggtctttcTCCCATGACATGGCATCTccaatgcaattacgacctctgctggctgattgatggcgcctgcacagaggtgagaaaagagtgctctcagggtgtgtctctccatacacaacgctgagctgcactgcactcgtcaaagtgcaggtgataagatgcatacagcatgctgcccacatgtcggagggggcgtgggatagcttcgttctcctcaatcagagcagggatcggcattggtggagaggaagcatgacgcaatctggcaattggacgtgctaaaaaaaaagggagacaaagtggagaaaatgcataaagaaaataattttaaaaaatctaaaatattttatacagtgtacagtatagTTTACTAGTTTCACTAATCCTTGCCAGTCCCAGCTGCTAAAATGCATCCCTATAACAATGTTACTATTACATCTTGTTGTTTCAAGGTCAGTTCTGGGTAATAATTGATCTTCATGTGTTTGCTTGTAGTGCAGCCTGGCTCTTTCTCCTGGCTCGTACTATTGTAAccttaaatacactatatggacaaaagtattgggacaccccttctacttATTGAATTCATAATATATTACATActcttccaactttgcagcaccagtttagggaaggtttaTAAAGGCATAAAGgaaagcttgatttaaagacTTAAACTTCAATGGCCTgcaactgaacagctttggaataaaatcCAAACAACTCTTACAATTACATAATTACGTAGcataaatgaatatttaattTCAGTAAATTAGTAAATATCATGCTTTTTTGAATTTGATATATTGCACACTGTTTCACACATTcttcttcattttattttacaaaattcaGTCTGCAAGAATAATTTGGTAATTGGGTTAATAAGATTTGGGTTAATATCACCCATCTTTGCATATTTTTGTGCTGCAGGAATAGACACATTTTCAGGGAAGTGCTACCACAGTTGGGAGTATAAAGATCCACATCCGTTTGTTGGGAAGAAGGTGGTGGTTATTGGGATTGGAAACTCTGGAGGTGATATTGCTGTAGAGATCAGTAGAGTTGCAGAGAAAGTaagtacaaaaaaagtcaaaaagTTTATATGCGCTTGTAAAGAACATGATAACTTACCagacactttattaggaacacctgtacaCCTCATTCATGTAATTATCTGTTGAGTCATTTATCTGTGTAGCAGCAACACAAAGAATACAATTGTATTGACATTGGagatttaattgtttaattgagTTGCACACTTTGTACAACTTATTCCGCACTCTGCACTTTACTGGAACTAAATCCACCACACCTGCATACATATACATAACTCATTCTGTACAATACCTGCACATCTGGACATTATATAATGATTCTAAATTGGAATGTTATATGCCGGAATAAtacttaaaacatttacattaacggACTCACAGTAGATTATACTATAATGTTGTATATCTGTACATTTATAGCTTTACATGTATATGTTAAACAGATGGTGCTAGtttatgtaagtaaatgtgtgtttttgtatttaatgtgtgttaaaACTGTGAGGGACTGTGCACCCAAGATTTttactcacctttcacacctgtgttaatgtgacgtgacaataaaagtgatttgattttacatttacattctcagcattaagcagacgctcttaaccagagcgacttacagaaatgCTTCCATAGAGAACATTAccatactctagtttaagtagacaacagtccaataaTATACATCTGCTGAGACCCCGTTAGAACCAAAGtcttttttgcaagaaataaataagagcgttagtaagtgcgtgcatgtcagcttaagtgcttagtaaagaggtgatgagggtttttaatcgtcttttgaagacagcgagagactcagatgtttggacagacaagggaagctcgttccaccacttgggtgcaagtacagagaagagtcttgatgcttgtctacctcaagttctgggtggaggatcaagtcgagcaagactagtggcttggtGGTTGCATGGTTGCAAGCAGGGTTTTATTAGTCctctaaggtagcttggggctggtccatttttggctttgtaggcgagcatcagtgttttaaacagaatgtgtgcagctacaggaagccagtgaagaaaacgcagcagtggggtgatgtggcagtgctAACAAATAATTCTACATTTTTTGTTTCCTATCCTTTTCTTCTCTTAAGACTTTCCTGAGCACACGTAAAGGAGCATGGGTTGTAGGCCGTTTGGCCAAGAATGGCCTACCTTTGGATACAATGATGGTGACACGTTCGAATGCCCTGCTGCTTCAGCTGTTTCCTCGAGCTCTTCTAAACTGGGCAGTAGAGAGATCCTACAACCAGAAATATAACCACAGACTCTACAGCCTGCAGCCCAGACACAGGTGCAGTGGAGCAAAACAACAGTATTAAGACTGGTGTCAAAATGGGCATATAGTCCTTTCTAAAAAATGAACAGCATCAGTGCCAGACAAACGCAGACAGATCATATAAAAATAGACTaatctgtaaaaaataaaacaatgtaaaaatgcCAATCAGATCAAATGACTGCATCACCACAAAATACAGCAGGAAACAACTAGCAATAAATTACTGTGCTTTTGTTCTTTACCCGCTTTTATTCAGCTTGTATCGCTTTATTCTTTTCTCTTGCAGGATACTTGATCAACGGCCCGTCATTAATGATGACCTTCCAGGACGCATTCTGCAGGGGGCACTGGAGGTGAAGCCAAACATCAGAGAGTTTCAAGGCTCAACTGTTGTTTTTGATAATGACGCTGTAGAAAAGGGAATTGATGCAGTTGTCTTTTGTACTGGATACATGGCAACCTTTCCATTCTTATCATCTTCCATGAATAATGAGCTTCATAATGAACTGAGTCTTTTCAGGAGAGTTTTCCCTCCGTTCCTAGAACACCCTACAATGGCCTTTATAGGGCTGCTTAATGCTTCAGGACCCATAATGCCTCTGGTGGAAATGCAAGCAAGATGGGCCTGCCGAGTCTTTGCAGGTATGCTACCAAATATCTTTCtctaatataaaatacatagcCAGTTTTTAAAACCCAGTTTTGTTCAGCTATTTTAGTCACTGCTAGATGTGCATAAaacatatatagacagacagtgGGATTCAAATAAATCTAGAGAGACGAttacttacttttttttaatgtgggACATTCCTAGAGTGATATTGTCAGGTTTCATCATGTTATTGTGATGTTAAAACATCTAGGCTATCCAGTAGCAGAACACACAATCATGAATGTTTGGGTGCTAATGAATTCCAAACTGCCTCTTGGGACATCTACAGAAACAACAATGAGTTAGGAGCTTTAAGGATTTGCtttcttcttcagcaatttgagctacagcagctcatctgttggatcggaccacacgggccagccttcgctccccacgtgcatcaatgagccttggccgcccatgaccctgtcgccggtttaccactgttcctaccTTCCTGACCACTGCACACTAGGAAtactccacaagagctgcagttttggagatgctctgacccagtcgtctagtcatcacaatttggcctttgtcaaacttgctcaaatccttacgcttgcccatttttcctgcttctaacacatcaactttgaggataaaatgttcacttgctgcctaatatatcccacccactaacaggtgccgtggtgaagagataatcagtgttattcacttcctgtcagtggtcataatgttatgcctggtcggtgtgtataccatttgttttttaactggaatgttcaacaagttcatggtaaggtgtacaaatacttttagccatatcgtgTATGCACAGTAGTGCATAATCGTATAGTTAAGGTTAAAAGGATTTctctttttcatgtttttttttcctcaagGTTTGAATCATCTTCCCCCTGCAGCAAAAATGCTCAAAATCACTGAGAAAGACTGGAAGGCAAACAAACAAAGGTAATGTAACTTTCTCTGTCACATTCACTTCCAATAAAAATCTTTCTCTTTACagacattatttttcttttcacttgtttttatttgattttgacAGATACTCTTGTCCAAAGAAAGCTGCACTTGAGGTGGATTACATCCCCTACATGGATTCCATTGCGCAGGAAATAGGTGTACACCCGAGCCTCTCGTGGTTGCTCCTGACTGACCCTGTTTTGGGCTTAAATGTTTTCTTTGGTCCATGCACACCATACCAGTTTCGGCTGTGTGGGCCAGGCCAGTGGAGTGGAGCGCGCCAGGCCATCCTTACCCAGTGGAAGCGTGTGACCAAGCCACTAATGACGCGTCCTATTCCAGGGCCTGAATCTTCTGGCCTAACTTACTGGCTTAGTTTGACAGGAGGGGTTATTCTGCTTGTTGCTGTCATTGCACTGCACAGAAGAAAAGAAATCTTTATTAACAATCAAATTTCAAGGCTGACATTTGTGTGACAGTATGCTGAATGTGATTGTCAAcatattattgtattgtatattgtttttagTACAGTTACCTACAGTTACTTAAATAGATTGTCCTAAATAGATTTTGAGggttgctcaggtggcgcagcaatctaatgcactagcccaccacgGGATGGTCACTTAGTACCATCACCAAATGATGAAAGCCTTGGTCTCGCCAGTAGTCACATACTGTATGGATGTGAAACCTGGACATTGAACAGGTGGAAGAAAGACACagtcagccgctcaggtggcgcagcggtaaagtacgctagtgcaccagagttgggtttctaaatacatcgtatcgaaactcagctctgcctttccgactgggttgggcggcagtatgaacaacgtttggctgttgttcagggttaggggtagagtcggagcataggtcctcataactggtgcgactgcggcccctgctgcttgactgacggcgcctgcacagggctgaggaataacattgaggggggtgtgaccctccgtgcgcagtgtctctcggtgtatgaactcggctcgtgcaggtgaaaaatgcaggctgtactgattgcatgccggagggggcgcaagtcagttgagtggcgtcctcagtcagcggcaaaagggttgaatcagtatagaggacacaatcagggtaattggacatgactagaatagggataaaaattgggggggaaaagtgggaaaaaatagataataaaaaaaaaaaaaaagaaagacatgacataagatataaataaaaataccaaaACAAGTTCTGTCTGAAtgctttgattttattttatacatttaattacattttatgtaAGTATTAAATTAGATTCAATAAACTCATTTAATCACGTGTATTCCCATATTACAAACACAATATAAAACATGGCTGCAGTTCAATCATTTGCTAGTTACTTTAAAAAGCAaaggaatggtcaaaaattcatGTAAATGTGACACGCTATCTTTTACATGATGGCGTTGCAGGGGATTCTGAATAAAGGAATTAGGGACCGTGTGGAATGAAATGCAAATATGATTTAGAGGCTGcatccttttctttcttttttttttattctgcatttttcccaatttttcttcccaatctagtcgtatccaattacctgattgcattacacttcctctctactgatgctgacctccacttctTATTGAGGggagcaagactgacacacgccccgtccgacacatgtgcagtcgatgccgactgcatcttttcacctgcacaagggaagttcatatgctgatcagctttgtgtacggagagccacaccctgatcaactcattattcctcgactatgcgcaggtgccatcaaccagccagcagaggttttaactgcatcagttatgaggtccctatacgGCTCCCCagcctgtatgaacaacagccaatcattgaaTCTATTTTGAATGCATAGAAACTGCTGTACCTAGGTACATAATTTAAGTGTTTGTACTAAATATGATTagaatatgtaatataatatgtaATAGTAACCTTTAGTCAACTATTTTCAAAAAACCTCCCAATGACAATTATAAAGCAATGGTGTCTAAACATGTTCACATAATGGCCAAGAGATTTTTTTATAACAACCATGCAGGAGCTTACCCTAATAAAGGTAATCTGTTATTTTTTCAAACACAAAACTTGTGCTTGGCTGACTTAAATACATGCAGCCACATAGTATTTGACAGAGATTTTATAGATCGTACAGATGCATAAGAGTGGCCTGTTATCTGTAGCAATAAACCCTGACCCACTTTTTGTAGTGCTCAGGCATGATCATGCAAAACTATACAGATTTATTGATACACCATAAACCTCCTCAAACACCCTTTACTTCAGTACAGTCACAATAGATTATATTAGCTAACCAATAATTACACTGAAAACTGATTTTTGTCACACTTACAGTTTTAGATTATCaaaccattttttaaaattacatacaAATAACACAAGCAAACACagaatgttttaatttattgtagAAAAAATGCTGTTGAGCCAGACCTGGCCCTGTGTATAGAAGTAATTGCATCTTTATCTACTACTAATTTGTTGTGTAACTGGCAGCTCTTAAAtctgtatttatgttttaattttttaactttttttttcttagttgTCTTTCTTCTCCACTTCTAA
The sequence above is drawn from the Trichomycterus rosablanca isolate fTriRos1 chromosome 9, fTriRos1.hap1, whole genome shotgun sequence genome and encodes:
- the si:dkey-239i20.4 gene encoding si:dkey-239i20.4 isoform X1 produces the protein MAQRVAIIGGGSSGLSCIKCCLVEGLEPVCFESSDDIGGLWKFKETLEAEQSSMYRSLVVNTSKEMMCYSDFPMPEHYPNYMHHSKLLQYLRLYAEHFDLLKYIRFQTKVLSVTQRHDFSCSGQWDVVTKNRDGHEETLVFDAVLVCSGHFTHPFTPLSAFPGIDTFSGKCYHSWEYKDPHPFVGKKVVVIGIGNSGGDIAVEISRVAEKTFLSTRKGAWVVGRLAKNGLPLDTMMVTRSNALLLQLFPRALLNWAVERSYNQKYNHRLYSLQPRHRILDQRPVINDDLPGRILQGALEVKPNIREFQGSTVVFDNDAVEKGIDAVVFCTGYMATFPFLSSSMNNELHNELSLFRRVFPPFLEHPTMAFIGLLNASGPIMPLVEMQARWACRVFAGLNHLPPAAKMLKITEKDWKANKQRYSCPKKAALEVDYIPYMDSIAQEIGVHPSLSWLLLTDPVLGLNVFFGPCTPYQFRLCGPGQWSGARQAILTQWKRVTKPLMTRPIPGPESSGLTYWLSLTGGVILLVAVIALHRRKEIFINNQISRLTFV
- the si:dkey-239i20.4 gene encoding si:dkey-239i20.4 isoform X2, whose translation is MAQRVAIIGGGSSGLSCIKCCLVEGLEPVCFESSDDIGGLWKFKETLEAEQSSMYRSLVVNTSKEMMCYSDFPMPEHYPNYMHHSKLLQYLRLYAEHFDLLKYIRFQTKVLSVTQRHDFSCSGQWDVVTKNRDGHEETLVFDAVLVCSGHFTHPFTPLSAFPGIDTFSGKCYHSWEYKDPHPFVGKKVVVIGIGNSGGDIAVEISRVAEKTFLSTRKGAWVVGRLAKNGLPLDTMMVTRSNALLLQLFPRALLNWAVERSYNQKYNHRLYSLQPRHRILDQRPVINDDLPGRILQGALEVKPNIREFQGSTVVFDNDAVEKGIDAVVFCTGYMATFPFLSSSMNNELHNELSLFRRVFPPFLEHPTMAFIGLLNASGPIMPLVEMQARWACRVFAGLNHLPPAAKMLKITEKDWKANKQSRIQLPDCITLPLY